The window TGTAGGTTTTTCTATGGAAATATAGCTAACTTTTCCTGTAAGAGGTGGTAATTACCTATCGCTGAAACTGTAACTTGAAAAGTGTAATTGTATCTGTTTATATTGGACTTATGGAAAGGATCTTCTTGCTATTGTTAATCTTAGTTCCGATTTCATGCTTTGGGAAGCCTAAAAACCCACTTGAGAATACGAATGTTTTTTCATCTCCTATAATAGAGGATGATCATATTCTTTTTGTGGTAACTAACCAAGCTAGGAGCGTGAAGATTCTCTTAGAAAGTGAGAGATGGAAGCCTATTACTATGTCTTATGACGAGAGAGCTAAGTTGTGGTATTGTGTTTATGATAAAGAGCTTAAGAGAGGGAGATATAGGTATAAGCTTTTGATAGACAACATAGTAATGATTGATCCTCTGAATGCTAATGTGGGCACTGATGAACTTGGTGGGAAATTCTCGTTTTTTGAGCTTAAAAACGACCTAGAAGTATTTAAGGGTAATCCTAAGGCATTGGGAGAGGGTTACTATGAATTCAGGTATAAGGACATAAAGGCGGAGAAAGTTGTTCTTGTAGGAAGTTTTAATCACTGGAATCCTTACGAACTTGAAATGAGAAGAGAGTATGGGGGTGTGTGGAGGATAAAAGTTTTTCTTCCAAAGGGGACCCATTATTACTATTTCATAGTGGATGACCAGGCAACCTCTGATCCTCTAAATGCCAAGGCTGTTAGGGACAAGCATGGAAATGTATTGAATGTGGTTGAGGTGAATTAATTTCTTCGTGACTCCGAAAATAAGTAAGAGAACCACGGAGGGTTTTATGAGCGAACAAATAAGAATAGATGAGTTTACGGGTTATAAGGGGGGGATATTTACCAAGGAGAATTACAAAGAAGAACTGAAAAAGGATGTTTCTCAGAAGATAAAGGAAGAAAACATAAAAGCAGAGATGGAGAAGGAAAAGGAGAAAGAGCTTAAGGATAAGCTAAAGCGTTCTATTATGAGTGAGGATGATTTAAAGCTATTACTTTTGGTATTTGGTTCTAGGGGAAGCACGACTCTTTTGGAGAAAGTGATTGAGAAAATGAAAAAGGAACAAAAGATCACCTAGAGTTGCCGAAGAAGAATTCTATTTCTCTTTCAGCGGATTTTTCTGAGTCAGAAGCATGAATTGCATTTCTAGGAAGTCCTTCGCCGAAAATCTTTCTAATAGTTCCTTCTCTAGCCTTTCTTGGATCAGTTTCTC is drawn from Brevinematia bacterium and contains these coding sequences:
- a CDS encoding glycogen-binding domain-containing protein, whose product is MERIFLLLLILVPISCFGKPKNPLENTNVFSSPIIEDDHILFVVTNQARSVKILLESERWKPITMSYDERAKLWYCVYDKELKRGRYRYKLLIDNIVMIDPLNANVGTDELGGKFSFFELKNDLEVFKGNPKALGEGYYEFRYKDIKAEKVVLVGSFNHWNPYELEMRREYGGVWRIKVFLPKGTHYYYFIVDDQATSDPLNAKAVRDKHGNVLNVVEVN